The Panicum virgatum strain AP13 chromosome 5K, P.virgatum_v5, whole genome shotgun sequence genome has a window encoding:
- the LOC120707081 gene encoding 3-ketoacyl-CoA synthase 5-like has protein sequence MAPLASSSKAKALKASYELVVNNFLAVVAVASLATVLRTAGFDGLYGQLQAARPVHVLTAVILAAALVKLRRVRRPRDVYLVEYGCFRPKPWFRAPYATCLEHVRLMPYLAKEEDVAWGRRLLLRSGIGEETCVPYAYHYVPPDRSVEASRDETELVIFSAVDDVFARTAVRPADIDVVVANCSIFTPTPVFADMVVSRYKLRADVRSVNLSGMGCSAGLISLQLAKNLLQVAPPGTHVLVVSTEILSSQYYVGSKREMLLPNCLFRMGAAAMILSNSPERARFRLVRTVRTVAAALDAGYRCVFQEEDDEGNMGVRLSKDLVTTAGQTLKSNIVAFGPLVLPVSEQLLVALSLLKRKLLTSLRRGSGKVRLYRPDFRTAFEHFCIHAGGRAVIDEVQRGLGLSDDDVEASRMTLHRFGNTSSSSVLYELAYIEAKGRMKKGDRVWMISFGAGFECSSAAWECIKPAADADGPWISCIHRYPVQLPNKVIEGNEII, from the coding sequence ATGGCGCCGCTGGCCTCGTCTAGCAAGGCCAAGGCCCTCAAGGCGTCGTACGAGCTCGTCGTCAACAActtcctcgccgtcgtcgcggtGGCTTCTCTCGCCACTGTGCTCCGGACGGCAGGCTTCGATGGCCTTTACGGCCAGCTGCAAGCGGCGCGGCCAGTCCACGTCCTCACGGCGGTGATCCTGGCGGCCGCCCTCGTCAAGCTCAGGCGCGTGCGCCGGCCACGGGACGTGTACCTCGTCGAGTACGGCTGCTTCCGGCCGAAGCCGTGGTTCCGGGCGCCGTACGCCACGTGCCTGGAGCACGTGCGCCTCATGCCGTACCTGGCCAAAGAGGAAGACGTCGCCTGGGGACGGCGCCTGCTCCTGCGGTCCGGCATCGGCGAGGAGACCTGCGTGCCGTACGCCTACCACTACGTGCCCCCTGACCGCAGCGTCGAGGCCTCCCGGGACGAGACCGAGCTGGTCATCTTCTCCGCCGTCGACGACGTGTTCGCCAGGACGGCCGTGAGGCCCGCGGACATCGACGTGGTCGTCGCCAACTGCAGCATCTTCACGCCCACGCCGGTGTTCGCCGACATGGTCGTCAGCAGGTACAAACTGCGCGCCGACGTGCGGAGCGTGAACCTGTCCGGGATGGGGTGCAGCGCGGGGCTCATCTCCCTCCAGCTCGCCAAGAACCTCCTGCAGGTGGCGCCGCCGGGCACGCACGTGCTGGTCGTGTCCACGGAGATCCTCTCGTCGCAGTACTACGTCGGCAGCAAGCGCGAGATGCTGCTGCCCAACTGCCTCTTCCgcatgggcgccgccgccatgatcCTCTCCAACTCCCCAGAACGCGCCCGGTTCCGGCTCGTGCGCACGGTCCGTACCGTGGCCGCCGCGCTGGACGCGGGCTACCGCTGCGTGTtccaggaggaggacgacgaaggCAACATGGGGGTCCGTCTCTCCAAGGACCTCGTCACCACTGCCGGCCAAACGCTCAAAAGCAACATCGTGGCCTTCGGCCCGCTCGTCCTTCCGGTCTCGGAGCAGCTCCTCGTCGCGCTCTCGCTCCTCAAGCGGAAGCTCCTGACGAGCCTGCGGCGCGGGAGCGGCAAGGTGAGGCTGTACCGCCCGGACTTCCGCACGGCGTTCGAGCACTTCTGCATCCACGCCGGCGGGCGCGCGGTGATCGACGAGGTGCAGCGCGGCCTCGGCCTctccgacgacgacgtggaggcGTCGCGGATGACGCTGCACCGGTTCGGCAACACGTCGAGCAGCTCGGTGCTGTACGAGCTGGCCTACATCGAGGCCAAGGGCCGGATGAAGAAGGGCGACCGGGTGTGGATGATCTCCTTCGGCGCGGGGTTCGAGTGCAGCAGCGCGGCGTGGGAGTGCATCAAGCCGGCGGCCGACGCCGACGGGCCATGGATCAGCTGCATCCACCGCTACCCCGTACAGCTCCCTAATAAGGTCATAGAGGGAAACGAAATAATCTAA